In Streptomyces sp. NBC_01426, one genomic interval encodes:
- a CDS encoding DeoR/GlpR family DNA-binding transcription regulator, translating to MASTSSTDRLKRITEAVRDREQLSVAELAELTGASEMTVRRDLEALAEQGVLERFRGGARSLLLRGEEPPFALRAQEGEDVKRRIAAEVASLIADGESVVVDSGTTCLEVARALKERRITVMPLSLHAANALTGAPHLTLLLPGGQPRPGELALTGPLTEASLAALRFDTAVIGCCGLVPTDGLTAYDLADAAVKRAAIASSRRVIAVAEAAKLTRTALAFVAPTASLHTVVTDASAPEAAIEALTREGVTVRAV from the coding sequence ATGGCGAGTACATCGAGCACAGATCGACTGAAGCGGATCACCGAGGCCGTGCGCGACCGCGAGCAACTGAGCGTGGCGGAACTCGCCGAACTCACCGGCGCCTCGGAGATGACCGTCCGCCGCGACCTGGAGGCACTGGCCGAGCAGGGAGTGCTGGAACGCTTCCGGGGTGGCGCCCGCAGCCTGCTGCTGCGTGGCGAGGAGCCTCCGTTCGCCCTGCGCGCCCAGGAGGGCGAGGACGTCAAACGGAGGATCGCCGCCGAAGTGGCCTCCCTGATCGCGGACGGGGAATCGGTGGTCGTCGACAGCGGCACCACCTGCCTGGAAGTGGCCCGCGCGCTGAAGGAACGACGGATCACCGTCATGCCCCTGTCCCTGCACGCGGCCAACGCGCTCACCGGGGCACCCCACCTGACGCTCCTGCTGCCCGGCGGACAGCCGCGCCCGGGCGAGCTGGCCCTGACCGGGCCCCTCACCGAGGCCTCACTGGCCGCACTGCGCTTCGACACCGCCGTCATCGGCTGCTGCGGTCTGGTCCCGACGGACGGCCTGACCGCCTACGACCTGGCCGACGCCGCGGTCAAACGCGCCGCCATCGCCTCGTCGCGCCGGGTCATCGCGGTCGCGGAGGCGGCCAAGCTGACGCGCACGGCCCTCGCCTTCGTCGCCCCCACCGCGAGCCTGCACACGGTGGTCACCGACGCCTCCGCCCCGGAGGCCGCGATCGAGGCGCTGACCAGGGAGGGCGTCACGGTAAGAGCGGTGTGA
- a CDS encoding DUF2330 domain-containing protein, which yields MWNATKRRRVLAVLFALLATQLGSLVNPAYACGCGAMVPDGFSRIGVARETSVVRWDGRTEQIVMRFTVGGDAKRAAWIMPVPSRAGVELGDPDLIPELGRLTRPERKTRTYFWPRDRDWPFSSGSLDGVGAAQPGAGAPSVGVVGRERLGDFDVARLTATDPNALGDWLESNDFKLPDRLAAELKPYVDQKWEYVAVRLVPREQGATLGGELDPLRISFASDRLVYPMRLSRLAKSAQALGLYVLADHRMEPASPIGGADPEVTFAGTVTPEGSLAEFTGSAAPVFLTAIDQRFPDPSRIDGDHELRATAKDTPFRHVVYRDELLTAGGVPVWLLTVAGALVVVAGTAVTLRSVRRSRRRRHPSATTAPLAD from the coding sequence GTGTGGAACGCAACGAAGAGACGAAGAGTCCTGGCCGTCCTGTTCGCCCTGCTCGCGACGCAACTCGGGAGCCTCGTCAACCCCGCCTACGCCTGCGGTTGCGGAGCGATGGTCCCCGACGGGTTCTCCCGGATCGGGGTGGCCCGGGAGACCTCGGTCGTGCGTTGGGACGGCCGCACCGAACAGATCGTGATGCGGTTCACGGTCGGCGGTGACGCCAAACGCGCCGCCTGGATCATGCCCGTGCCCTCGCGGGCGGGCGTCGAACTCGGGGACCCGGACCTGATCCCCGAACTCGGCCGGCTGACCCGCCCCGAGCGCAAGACCCGCACCTACTTCTGGCCACGCGACCGCGACTGGCCCTTCTCCTCGGGCAGCCTCGACGGAGTCGGCGCCGCACAGCCCGGCGCCGGCGCCCCGTCCGTCGGTGTCGTCGGCCGTGAGCGACTCGGCGACTTCGACGTCGCCCGACTGACCGCCACCGACCCGAACGCCCTGGGCGACTGGCTGGAGAGCAACGACTTCAAACTGCCGGACCGGCTCGCCGCGGAATTGAAGCCGTACGTCGACCAGAAGTGGGAGTACGTCGCCGTCCGCCTCGTCCCCCGCGAACAGGGCGCGACGCTGGGCGGGGAGCTCGACCCGCTGCGGATCAGTTTCGCCAGCGACCGACTCGTCTACCCGATGCGACTGTCCCGACTCGCCAAGTCCGCCCAGGCGCTGGGCCTGTACGTACTCGCCGACCACCGCATGGAACCCGCGTCCCCGATCGGCGGGGCCGACCCGGAGGTCACCTTCGCCGGGACCGTCACGCCGGAAGGTTCCCTGGCCGAGTTCACCGGCAGCGCCGCGCCGGTGTTCCTGACCGCGATCGACCAAAGGTTCCCGGACCCGAGCCGCATCGACGGGGACCACGAACTGCGTGCCACCGCGAAGGACACCCCGTTCCGCCACGTCGTGTACCGGGACGAACTCCTCACCGCGGGCGGCGTGCCCGTCTGGCTGCTGACGGTGGCGGGAGCCCTGGTGGTCGTGGCGGGTACGGCCGTGACCCTTCGGTCCGTACGCCGGTCCCGACGTCGCCGCCACCCGTCGGCCACCACGGCCCCCCTGGCGGACTGA
- the surE gene encoding 5'/3'-nucleotidase SurE, with translation MRRHHVMPLAALLLCAPTLAGTAPAAAAPQARPAAAPTPAAPLRILLTNDDGYDAPGIRKAFERLTAAGHDVTIVAPLTNQSGTGTKMASAPSIAVRHPAPKVWAVDGTPGDSVAFGLSEVFAGRAPDLVVSGTNFGPNVAGLATHSGTVGGAVAALESGVPAIALSTGGVTAPDPVTTVNAMGPTVDFAVELIDRLRARAPRSGPLLPAGVGLNVNHPIVGADGKGTAAGVSSTFQDPQTLLRPDFTDAGDGTWTTSVKVDLRPAARGGDVEAVSAGRIAVSPMSADWNTGPVDFVRTAALIAGLRP, from the coding sequence GTGCGACGCCATCACGTCATGCCCTTGGCCGCCCTGCTGCTGTGTGCGCCGACCCTGGCCGGTACGGCGCCTGCGGCCGCCGCACCGCAGGCCCGACCGGCAGCCGCCCCCACGCCCGCCGCCCCGTTGCGGATCCTGCTCACCAATGACGACGGCTACGACGCCCCCGGCATCCGCAAGGCGTTCGAGCGACTGACCGCCGCCGGGCACGACGTGACCATCGTGGCTCCGCTCACCAACCAGAGCGGCACGGGCACCAAGATGGCGAGCGCACCGTCGATCGCGGTGCGTCACCCCGCGCCCAAGGTGTGGGCGGTGGACGGCACTCCCGGTGACTCGGTGGCCTTCGGCCTGTCCGAGGTCTTCGCGGGGCGCGCCCCCGATCTGGTGGTGTCGGGCACCAACTTTGGTCCCAACGTGGCCGGTCTGGCCACCCACTCCGGCACGGTGGGCGGCGCGGTCGCGGCGCTCGAGTCCGGCGTGCCGGCCATCGCCCTGAGCACGGGCGGTGTCACGGCGCCCGATCCGGTGACCACGGTCAACGCGATGGGCCCGACGGTGGACTTCGCGGTCGAGTTGATCGACCGGCTGCGCGCCCGGGCGCCCCGGTCCGGTCCGCTCCTGCCCGCGGGCGTCGGGCTGAACGTCAACCATCCGATCGTCGGCGCCGACGGCAAGGGCACCGCGGCCGGGGTCTCCTCGACCTTCCAGGACCCGCAGACCCTGCTGCGACCCGACTTCACCGACGCCGGCGACGGCACTTGGACGACGAGCGTCAAGGTGGACCTGAGACCCGCCGCCCGGGGCGGCGACGTGGAGGCCGTCAGCGCGGGCAGGATCGCCGTCAGTCCGATGAGCGCCGACTGGAACACCGGGCCCGTGGACTTCGTCCGGACCGCGGCCCTGATCGCCGGACTGCGCCCGTAA
- a CDS encoding LacI family DNA-binding transcriptional regulator — MVKDTPAPASITSADVARLAGVSRATVSFVLNDTRGHRVSDATRARVLDAARQLGYVPHAAARSLRAGRSNLVLMPASISAIGRLVSDWVDELHSELDRHGYTTVLHAGRFGDPVDAARAWAELRPAAVVALDGDRFTPQAAELLRRAGVRGLLAFASHPVPGVHTIGFDHARIGVTATEHLIARGRRRIGVVVPRERGLDALAAPRLAGARSVAARSAATVTPVELAYTRESASELARRWARLDLDAVFAYNDEYAALLLHAFRAEGLVVPDDVAMVGSDDLVLSALQRPALTTVRLDLVPAARIADAVHELIETGATSPMPEVEPILIHRATS; from the coding sequence ATGGTGAAGGACACTCCCGCCCCGGCGTCGATCACCAGTGCCGACGTCGCCCGGCTCGCCGGCGTGTCCCGTGCCACGGTCTCCTTCGTCCTCAACGACACCCGGGGCCACCGCGTCAGTGACGCCACCCGCGCCCGGGTCCTCGACGCCGCCCGGCAGCTCGGTTACGTGCCCCACGCCGCCGCCCGCTCCCTGCGGGCCGGTCGGAGCAACCTCGTCCTCATGCCGGCGTCGATCTCCGCGATCGGCCGCCTCGTCAGTGACTGGGTCGACGAACTGCACAGCGAGCTCGACCGCCACGGCTACACCACCGTCCTCCACGCGGGCCGCTTCGGTGATCCCGTCGACGCGGCCCGGGCCTGGGCCGAACTGCGCCCGGCCGCCGTCGTCGCCCTCGACGGCGACCGGTTCACCCCGCAGGCCGCCGAGTTGCTGCGCCGAGCCGGGGTCCGGGGGCTGCTCGCGTTCGCCTCCCACCCCGTACCGGGCGTCCACACCATCGGCTTCGACCATGCCCGCATCGGCGTCACCGCGACCGAGCACCTCATCGCACGCGGCCGGCGCAGGATCGGTGTCGTCGTGCCCCGCGAACGCGGACTGGACGCCCTCGCCGCGCCCCGGCTCGCCGGAGCCCGATCGGTCGCCGCCCGGTCCGCGGCGACCGTGACCCCGGTGGAACTGGCCTACACCCGCGAGTCCGCCTCCGAACTCGCCCGGCGCTGGGCGAGGCTCGACCTCGACGCCGTCTTCGCCTACAACGACGAGTACGCCGCACTGCTCCTGCACGCGTTCCGGGCCGAGGGCCTGGTGGTGCCGGACGACGTCGCGATGGTGGGTTCCGACGACCTGGTCCTCTCCGCGCTCCAACGCCCCGCGCTCACCACGGTCCGCCTGGACCTCGTACCGGCCGCACGCATCGCGGACGCCGTCCACGAACTGATCGAGACGGGTGCGACGTCGCCGATGCCCGAGGTGGAGCCGATCCTGATCCACCGCGCGACCTCCTGA
- a CDS encoding alpha/beta hydrolase: MTPSPPAASAPVAFDPADTTWPPPPYRSPEPPVTDEHGIRHHDGITYATTPGYRPRLLDVRVPAGEGPFPVVVWIHGGGWLDGDRRYPPPTVPAALLHGAVLGAGLALVSIDYRHSLEAPFPAQLHDVKAAIRYVRAYAGVLGLDADRIAVWGESAGGHLAALAGLVGPHSADGAALEGAHGVGSGDTGVRAVVDWYGVSDLISLSEHPMPAMPPGVEFPDPYEALLGAGVAARPELAKAASPVTHAAVASNPPPFLLVHGRLDGLVPYSQSELLAAALESAGGEVVLRPVEGADHIFLGSPDVPRIVAESVAFLSHHLRPEA; this comes from the coding sequence ATGACGCCATCTCCTCCCGCCGCATCCGCGCCCGTCGCCTTCGACCCGGCCGACACGACCTGGCCCCCTCCGCCCTACCGGTCCCCCGAGCCCCCGGTGACGGACGAGCACGGGATCCGCCACCACGACGGGATCACCTACGCCACCACCCCCGGCTACCGGCCCCGACTGCTCGACGTCCGGGTCCCGGCGGGCGAGGGGCCCTTCCCCGTGGTCGTCTGGATCCACGGCGGCGGATGGTTGGACGGCGACCGGCGCTACCCGCCGCCGACCGTTCCGGCCGCGCTGCTGCACGGTGCGGTCCTGGGGGCCGGACTGGCCCTCGTCTCCATCGACTACCGGCACAGCCTCGAAGCCCCCTTCCCGGCGCAGCTGCACGACGTGAAGGCCGCGATCCGCTACGTCCGCGCGTACGCCGGTGTCCTCGGTCTCGACGCCGACCGGATCGCCGTCTGGGGCGAGTCGGCGGGAGGACACCTGGCCGCGCTCGCGGGCCTGGTCGGCCCCCACAGCGCGGACGGAGCGGCGCTGGAGGGCGCGCACGGCGTGGGCTCCGGGGACACCGGCGTGCGGGCCGTGGTCGACTGGTACGGGGTCTCCGACCTGATCTCCCTCTCCGAGCACCCGATGCCGGCGATGCCGCCCGGTGTCGAGTTCCCCGACCCGTACGAGGCCCTCCTGGGTGCGGGCGTGGCCGCGCGACCGGAACTGGCGAAGGCCGCCAGCCCGGTGACGCACGCGGCGGTGGCCTCGAACCCGCCGCCGTTCCTGCTCGTCCACGGCCGCCTGGACGGACTGGTCCCGTACAGCCAGAGCGAGTTGCTCGCCGCCGCCCTGGAGAGCGCGGGCGGCGAGGTCGTCCTGCGGCCGGTGGAGGGCGCCGACCACATCTTCCTCGGCTCCCCCGACGTCCCGCGGATCGTCGCGGAGAGCGTCGCGTTCCTGTCCCACCACCTCCGCCCCGAGGCCTGA
- a CDS encoding ATP-grasp domain-containing protein, which yields MLATDGFGAAEDAELPFLVAALRERGLDAVAVDWAEEGYDWATPDVVVIRSTWDYSERLPEFLAWVDGVDAVTALHSPAELVRWNSDKVYLAELSARGIPTVPTRFIAPGDPVTLPPDGEIVVKPSVSAGSRDTARYTPAQREAASAHVRMLHGAGATAMVQPYMGRIVEGERALVFLGGEFSHAVRKGPVLTDTGRIDNTRVAHPDLTGHTPSEAELALAGAALSVVAARTAGPLAYARVDLAPADDGTPVLMELELIEPNLFLTMAPGGVERFAEVVHGL from the coding sequence GTGCTGGCCACGGACGGCTTCGGCGCCGCCGAGGACGCGGAACTGCCCTTCCTGGTGGCCGCGTTGCGCGAGAGGGGTCTCGACGCCGTCGCGGTCGACTGGGCCGAGGAGGGGTACGACTGGGCCACACCGGACGTCGTCGTCATCCGCTCGACCTGGGACTACTCCGAGCGGCTGCCCGAGTTCCTCGCCTGGGTCGACGGCGTGGACGCGGTGACGGCACTGCACAGCCCGGCCGAGCTGGTGCGCTGGAACAGCGACAAGGTATACCTGGCGGAACTCTCGGCCCGGGGCATCCCTACGGTCCCGACGCGGTTCATCGCGCCCGGCGATCCCGTGACGCTGCCGCCGGACGGCGAGATCGTCGTCAAGCCGTCGGTGTCGGCCGGCTCCCGTGACACGGCCCGGTACACCCCGGCCCAGCGGGAGGCCGCCTCGGCCCACGTCCGGATGTTGCACGGGGCCGGGGCGACGGCGATGGTCCAGCCGTACATGGGGCGGATCGTGGAGGGGGAACGGGCACTGGTGTTCCTGGGCGGCGAGTTCAGTCACGCGGTCCGCAAGGGCCCCGTGCTCACGGACACCGGCCGCATCGACAACACCCGTGTGGCGCACCCCGACCTGACCGGGCACACGCCCTCGGAGGCCGAACTCGCCCTGGCCGGCGCGGCGCTCTCCGTAGTGGCCGCCCGGACGGCCGGCCCGTTGGCCTACGCGCGCGTGGACCTCGCGCCGGCCGACGACGGCACCCCCGTCCTGATGGAACTGGAGTTGATCGAGCCCAACTTGTTCCTGACGATGGCCCCGGGCGGCGTGGAACGGTTCGCGGAGGTCGTCCACGGGCTGTGA
- a CDS encoding GOLPH3/VPS74 family protein, translating into MTITLAEEIMLLSLDDESGAAKQREAAGWAVAGGILLELVMAGRVSVTGKHLELTDTTATGQPLLDSRLQLLETWMRGKSRRRVTDWLTKDHAKAVGATLEGLRDRGVVLETRHKVLGVFPTRRHPEADGSVERELRDRLDAVVLAGADPDARTAGLIALIHSAKLGRLVFPDAPRKETAARLAEVADGQWAAEQVRRAIRDMQAAMAAVTVVTIATVT; encoded by the coding sequence ATGACGATCACACTGGCCGAGGAGATCATGCTGCTCTCCCTGGACGACGAGTCCGGGGCGGCGAAGCAGCGAGAGGCCGCCGGGTGGGCGGTCGCGGGCGGGATCCTGCTCGAACTGGTCATGGCAGGGCGGGTGTCGGTGACGGGCAAGCACCTGGAGTTGACCGACACGACCGCCACCGGGCAGCCGCTGCTCGACAGCCGCCTCCAGCTGCTCGAAACGTGGATGCGCGGCAAGAGCAGACGCCGGGTGACGGACTGGCTGACCAAGGACCACGCCAAGGCGGTCGGAGCCACCCTGGAAGGCCTGCGCGATCGCGGTGTGGTCCTGGAGACCCGGCACAAGGTGCTGGGCGTGTTCCCGACCCGTCGCCACCCCGAGGCCGACGGCTCGGTGGAACGGGAACTGCGGGACCGGCTCGACGCGGTCGTCCTGGCCGGCGCGGACCCGGACGCGCGGACGGCGGGGCTGATCGCGCTGATCCATTCCGCGAAGCTGGGGCGCCTGGTCTTCCCCGACGCGCCCCGCAAGGAAACCGCCGCACGCCTGGCGGAGGTGGCCGACGGACAGTGGGCCGCCGAGCAGGTCCGCAGGGCCATCCGCGACATGCAGGCCGCGATGGCCGCGGTCACGGTCGTCACCATCGCGACGGTCACCTGA
- a CDS encoding zinc-dependent alcohol dehydrogenase family protein — translation MRAVVFERFGEPAEVREVPDPTPAAGGVVVRVEATGLCRSDWHGWMGHDPDVVLPHVPGHELAGVVEAVGTGVTRRGVGDRVTVPFICACGNCADCAAGDHQVCARQTQPGFTHWGSFAEYVALDHADVNLVPLPDELSYDTAAGLGCRFATAFRAVVAQGRVAPGEWVAVHGCGGVGLSAVMIAAAAGARVIAVDTAPGALELARRFGAAHGVDARSPDTAEAVRELTGGGAHLSLDALGSPATAAASVAGLRRRGRHVQVGLLPSAAGRTVLPMERVIGWELEILGSHGMAAHAYPPMMELVRSGALRPDLLVTATITLEDAPGALAAMGTAPGNGITVIRPAAASEPRAR, via the coding sequence ATGCGCGCGGTGGTGTTCGAACGGTTCGGTGAGCCGGCCGAGGTACGCGAGGTCCCGGACCCGACGCCGGCGGCGGGCGGCGTCGTGGTCCGTGTGGAAGCCACCGGCCTGTGCCGCAGCGACTGGCACGGCTGGATGGGACACGACCCGGACGTCGTGCTGCCCCACGTGCCCGGGCACGAACTCGCCGGTGTCGTCGAGGCGGTGGGCACCGGCGTCACCCGCCGCGGGGTCGGTGACCGGGTGACCGTGCCGTTCATCTGCGCGTGCGGCAACTGCGCCGACTGCGCGGCCGGCGACCACCAGGTGTGCGCCCGACAGACGCAACCCGGGTTCACGCACTGGGGGTCGTTCGCCGAGTACGTGGCCCTGGACCATGCCGACGTGAACCTGGTGCCGCTGCCGGACGAACTGTCGTACGACACGGCCGCCGGGCTGGGCTGCCGGTTCGCGACGGCGTTCCGGGCGGTGGTCGCGCAGGGCAGGGTGGCGCCGGGCGAGTGGGTCGCCGTACACGGGTGCGGCGGGGTCGGGCTGTCCGCGGTGATGATCGCGGCGGCGGCCGGGGCCCGGGTCATCGCCGTGGACACCGCGCCGGGCGCACTGGAACTGGCGCGACGGTTCGGGGCGGCGCACGGTGTCGACGCCCGTTCACCGGACACGGCGGAGGCCGTCCGGGAACTGACCGGCGGCGGGGCCCACCTCTCGCTCGACGCCCTCGGGTCCCCGGCGACGGCGGCCGCATCGGTCGCCGGGCTGCGCCGGCGCGGACGGCACGTGCAGGTCGGGCTGCTGCCGTCGGCGGCCGGGCGGACGGTCCTGCCGATGGAACGGGTGATCGGCTGGGAGTTGGAGATCCTCGGCAGCCACGGGATGGCCGCCCACGCCTACCCTCCGATGATGGAGCTCGTGCGCTCCGGCGCGCTGCGCCCGGACCTGCTGGTGACGGCGACGATCACGCTGGAGGACGCGCCGGGCGCGCTCGCCGCGATGGGCACGGCGCCGGGGAACGGGATCACCGTCATCCGGCCGGCGGCGGCCTCCGAGCCCCGCGCGCGCTGA
- a CDS encoding DMT family transporter — protein MGFVLPVLLALFAALSNALATVLQRRAALTVPQSSGFRPGLVLDLLKRPLWLAGILAVILAGAGQAAALATGPLALVQPLFVLELPLALLIATLLTRRRLPSALWIAVVAVVAGLGLALAGAAPAGNRTHVALDRWLPVLLACAVAVAALAAAGLRRPPGRARAGCLGAATAVCYALTAGLMKSSMHILTEGGIGAFLTSWQTYAFGATGICALLLLEHAMQGGPLIASQPALTLGDAGISVALGVLVYEEHLRSGWWLLPQLAGIALIAVGILALARSREDEEGIGVEEAAGAGSGDANGDGAV, from the coding sequence ATGGGCTTCGTCCTGCCGGTCCTCCTCGCGCTCTTCGCGGCGCTCAGCAACGCCCTCGCCACCGTGCTCCAGCGTCGGGCCGCGCTCACCGTTCCGCAGAGTTCCGGATTCCGGCCCGGGCTGGTCCTCGACCTGTTGAAACGACCCCTGTGGCTCGCCGGGATCCTGGCCGTGATCCTGGCCGGGGCGGGGCAGGCCGCCGCGCTGGCGACGGGCCCGCTGGCCCTCGTACAACCGCTCTTCGTGCTGGAACTGCCGCTCGCACTGCTCATTGCCACCCTGCTGACGCGGCGGCGGCTCCCCTCAGCCCTCTGGATCGCCGTGGTGGCGGTGGTCGCCGGGCTGGGGCTGGCCCTCGCCGGCGCCGCACCGGCCGGGAACCGCACCCACGTGGCGCTCGACCGCTGGCTCCCCGTCCTCCTCGCGTGCGCCGTCGCCGTGGCCGCCCTCGCCGCCGCCGGACTGCGCCGGCCGCCGGGACGGGCCCGGGCCGGGTGCCTCGGGGCGGCCACCGCCGTCTGCTACGCGCTCACGGCGGGCCTGATGAAGTCCTCCATGCACATCCTGACCGAGGGCGGCATCGGCGCGTTCCTCACCTCGTGGCAGACGTACGCCTTCGGCGCCACCGGCATCTGCGCCCTCCTGCTCCTCGAACACGCCATGCAGGGCGGCCCCCTGATCGCCTCGCAGCCCGCGCTGACGTTGGGCGACGCCGGCATCAGCGTGGCGCTGGGCGTCCTCGTGTACGAGGAGCACCTGAGGTCCGGCTGGTGGCTGCTCCCCCAACTTGCCGGCATCGCCCTGATCGCGGTCGGCATCCTGGCGCTGGCCCGCTCGCGCGAGGACGAGGAGGGGATCGGGGTCGAGGAGGCGGCCGGCGCCGGCAGTGGGGACGCGAACGGCGACGGGGCGGTCTGA
- a CDS encoding ATP-grasp domain-containing protein produces the protein MRIGLITPDPGHPLLATAAELLGGDHEVRVLDPADPGAAACAAADRADVYLLKARTPRALELARELERQGARVVNSADATERCQDRTEMAELARRAGLPFATTRTFGSLGQLALHSTGPGLPGMPWPVVVKSRRSRKGDLVARVDDAARLRKLAGGWGQEPVVVQAFAPNNGWDHKLWAIGNRVFTALRRSELADEESAAGHAPDEPLPELAELTLRVGEVFGLDVYGVDVIDTGEGAPLIVDVNAFPGIRGQAGAPEALAALAVRRARGNG, from the coding sequence ATGAGGATCGGTCTGATCACACCGGACCCGGGGCACCCGCTGCTGGCGACGGCGGCGGAGCTGCTGGGCGGCGACCACGAGGTACGCGTACTGGACCCGGCGGATCCCGGGGCGGCGGCCTGCGCGGCCGCCGACCGGGCCGACGTGTACCTGTTGAAGGCGCGGACCCCGAGGGCGCTGGAACTGGCGCGCGAGCTGGAGCGGCAGGGCGCCCGGGTGGTGAACTCGGCCGATGCCACGGAACGCTGCCAGGACCGCACGGAGATGGCGGAGCTGGCCCGACGCGCCGGGCTGCCCTTCGCCACCACGCGGACCTTCGGCTCGCTGGGTCAGCTGGCCCTGCACTCCACCGGACCGGGGCTGCCCGGCATGCCCTGGCCGGTGGTGGTCAAGAGCCGGCGAAGCCGCAAGGGCGACCTGGTGGCGCGGGTCGACGACGCGGCGCGGCTGCGGAAGCTGGCCGGCGGCTGGGGCCAGGAGCCGGTCGTGGTCCAGGCGTTCGCCCCCAACAACGGCTGGGACCACAAACTGTGGGCCATCGGCAACCGGGTCTTCACGGCGCTGCGCCGCTCCGAACTCGCGGACGAGGAAAGCGCCGCGGGGCACGCCCCGGACGAACCGCTTCCGGAGTTGGCGGAGCTGACCCTGCGGGTCGGCGAGGTCTTCGGCCTGGACGTGTACGGGGTGGACGTCATCGACACCGGCGAGGGCGCCCCGCTGATCGTGGACGTCAACGCCTTCCCCGGCATCCGCGGCCAGGCGGGGGCTCCCGAGGCACTGGCCGCCCTGGCCGTGCGCAGGGCCCGCGGGAACGGCTGA
- a CDS encoding ATP-grasp domain-containing protein — translation MRLCFLVEEHYRHDGMPNEVIRQLTAWGHHVDVLRPGGSLLRMTDLVEAGAHDAWVLKTVSGGPGLTLLEAAAAAGMTTVNDARSIRGVRDKALAAAIGRVRGLPLPPTYAVARPELLAEIPTSEYPLVVKPADGSSGRSVHLLSAPDGLAALLPELAGEGMLIAQPYVPNSGTDVKVYCVGGEMFATERCSPLHPDRAVHERQVPLSAEVAAIAAQVGAVYGLDLYGLDVLLGPEGPVVVDVNDFPSFRQVPEAAARVARAVLDLARVGGVRVEEPAGPGPSWPQQRPYAAPAPLTATIGAQASARAGEGV, via the coding sequence ATGAGGCTCTGCTTCCTGGTGGAGGAGCACTACCGCCACGACGGCATGCCGAACGAGGTGATCCGGCAACTGACGGCTTGGGGGCACCACGTGGACGTCCTGCGGCCGGGCGGCTCGCTGCTGCGCATGACGGACCTGGTGGAAGCGGGCGCCCATGACGCCTGGGTGCTCAAGACCGTGTCCGGCGGCCCCGGGCTGACCCTGCTCGAAGCCGCGGCGGCGGCGGGGATGACGACGGTCAACGACGCCCGGTCCATCCGGGGCGTGCGCGACAAGGCGCTCGCCGCGGCCATCGGGCGGGTACGGGGGCTTCCGTTGCCCCCGACGTACGCCGTGGCACGGCCCGAACTGCTGGCGGAGATCCCGACCTCGGAGTACCCCTTGGTCGTCAAACCGGCCGACGGGAGTTCCGGACGGTCGGTGCACCTGCTGTCCGCCCCGGACGGGCTCGCGGCCCTGCTCCCCGAGCTGGCGGGCGAGGGCATGCTCATCGCCCAGCCGTACGTGCCCAATTCGGGCACGGACGTCAAGGTGTACTGCGTCGGCGGGGAGATGTTCGCCACCGAACGCTGCTCGCCCCTCCACCCGGACCGTGCGGTACACGAACGTCAGGTGCCGCTGTCGGCCGAGGTCGCGGCCATCGCGGCGCAGGTCGGCGCGGTCTACGGACTGGATCTGTACGGGCTGGACGTACTGCTGGGTCCCGAGGGGCCGGTGGTGGTCGACGTGAACGACTTCCCCAGTTTCCGTCAGGTCCCGGAGGCGGCGGCCCGGGTGGCGCGGGCGGTGCTCGACCTGGCGCGGGTGGGCGGTGTCCGGGTGGAGGAGCCCGCCGGACCCGGACCCTCCTGGCCGCAGCAGCGACCGTACGCGGCACCGGCGCCGCTGACGGCGACCATCGGGGCACAGGCCTCGGCGCGAGCGGGAGAAGGCGTATGA